Part of the Cellulomonas hominis genome, AGCGCGCCGGAGCCGAGCAGGTCCAGCGCGCGGCGGGCGGCGGCCTCGAACCCGGTCATGGCCAGGCGCGCCGGGCTGTCGTCGTCCTGCACCAGCACGCCGAGCCGCACCCCGTCCGCCACCGACCGGTGCCCCCGGTCGAGCGCGACCTGCCCGGTCAGGGCGCCCAGCAGGGTGGACTTGCCCGACCCGTTGGGGCCGGTGACCAGCAGCCGGCCGGCGGGCGGGAGGTCGACCCGGACACCGGGCAGGTCCAGCCGCCCCGTGACGCGCGGCGCGCGCAGCTCCAGCAGTGGTCCGCCGCGGTAGTCCGCGGGCAGGCTCGGCAGGTCCGGGAACGTCAGCGCGGGCGGCGGCACGGGCACCTCGACGGCCTCGGCCTCGAGCTTCTGCACCAGCCGGTCGGCGGCCTTGACGTGGATCCGGGCGCGGGTGGCGCGGCGGTGCTTCTGGGAGCCCTTCGCGGGGCGCCACTCGTCGGACAGGCCCTCGTAGGACGCGTCCAGCCGCTCGGCCAGGCGAGCCGCCCGCTTGCGCTCCTGGGCGTACCGGGCGCGCCAGCGCCGCAGCGCCTGGTCCTTCTGGAACCGGTAGGTCGCGTACCGGGTCGCGCCGTACAGCACCGGCCGCCCGTCCATCGACGGGTCGAGGTCGAGGATCGCCGTCATCACGTCGTCCAGCAGCCGCCGGTCGTGCGTGACGATGACCACCACGCCGGGCCACTGCTGCAGCTGGGCGGTCAGGTACTCGATGCCACCGACGTCGAGGTGGTTCGTCGGCTCGTCCAGCAGCAGCACGTCCGCCCGCTCGGCGACGTGGCACGCCAGCCGCGCCCGGTACGCCTCGCCGACGCTGAGCGTGTCCAGGCGGCGCGCCGGGTCGCGCGGCGCGCCGAACCGGGTCAGCGCCTCGTCCACCCGGCGGTCGACGTCCCAGGCCGCGAGCCGCTCCGCCGCGGCCAGCGCCTCGGTGAGCGCCGCGAGGTCGCCCCGCTCGTGGTCGAACGCCGCGACGGCCGCGTCCAGGCGCTCAGCGGCCTCCCGGACGTGCCGCTGCGTGCGGCGCACCAGGTCGCCGACCGTCGCGCCGGGGGCCACGTCGAGCTCCTGCTGCACCACGGACACGGACCCCGCCCGGCGCACCTCGCCGGACGTCGGCAGCAGGTCCCCGGCCAGCAGCCGGAGCAGCGTCGTCTTGCCCGCGCCGTTCTCCCCCACCACGCCGACGCGGTCGCCGGCGGACGCGGACATGCCGACCGCGTTCAGCACCGGGCGGCCCGGGTAGCCGAACGTCAGGGCGTCCGCGACCAGGTGGACGTCGGCCACGGGCGCCTCAGCCGTCCCGCGGGCCGCCGAGCGCGGCGACGATCGCGGGCACCAGCGCGCGGAACGCCTGGCCGCGGTGCGAGATGCGGTTCTTCTCGGCCGGCTCCAGCTCCGCGCACGTCCGGGTGTCGCCCTCGGGCACCAGCACCGGGTCGTAGCCGAAGCCGTGGCTGCCCCGCGGGGCGGTCGCGAGCGTGCCGGGCAGGTGCCCGAGCTCGACGTGCTCGACCCCGTCCGGGGTGACCAGGGCCGCCGCGCACGTGAACCGCGCGGCGCGGTGCTCCGGGGAGATGTCCGACAGCTGCGCGAGCAGCAGGTCGAGGTTCGCGCGGTCGTCGCCGTGCCGGCCGGACCAGCGCGCCGAGAAGATGCCCGGCGCCCCGCCGAGCACGTCGACCGACAGGCCGGAGTCGTCCGCGACCGCGGGCAGGCCGGTGTGCCGGGCCAGCGCGCGCGCCTTGATCAGGGCGTTCTCGGCGAAGGTCACCCCGTCCTCGACCGGCTCGGGCGCGCCGACGTCGCGCGCGCCGACCACGGAGTCCGGGTCCAGGTCCGGCAGCGCCGGGACGAGGATCGCCCGCAGCTCGCCGACCTTGTGGGCGTTGTGGGTGGCGAGGACCAGGCGGGCCGGGCCGGTCACGCGCGCACCGCCGAGCCGCCGCGCACCGTCACCGGGGCGTCGCCCGGCAGGGCCAGCACCTCGGCCTGCACGCGCGCCAGCTCCGACGTGCCGACCAGCGCGAGGTCCAGCAGCGCGTCGAGCTCGGCGCGGTCGAACGGCGCGTGCTCCGCGGTGCCCTGCACCTCGACGAAGTGCCCGGACCCGGTGACGACGACGTTCATGTCGGTCTCGGCGCGCACGTCCTCGACGTACGGCAGGTCCAGCACCGGCCGGCCGTCCACGATGCCGACGCTGACCGCCGCCACCGAGTCGCGCAGCACGGTGCGCTTCCGGTCGACCTGCTTCTGCGCGACGCCCCACGCCACCGCGTCCGCGAGCGCCACGTACGCGCCCGTCACGGCCGCGGTGCGGGTGCCGCCGTCCGCCTGGAGCACGTCGCAGTCCAGCACGATCGTGTTCTCGCCCAGCGCGGCGACGTCCACGACGGCGCGCAGCGACCGGCCGATCAGCCGGGAGATCTCGTGCGTGCGGCCGCCGATCTTCCCGCGCACCGACTCGCGGTCCGAGCGGGTGCTCGTCGAGCGCGGCAGCATCGCGTACTCCGCGGTCACCCAGCCCTCGCCGGAGCCCTTGCGCCAGCGCGGCACGCCGGCCGTGAAGGACGCGACGCACAGCACCTTCGTGCCGCCGAACTCCACCAGGACGCTGCCCTCGCCCGCGTCGAGGTACCGGCGGGTGATCGAGATCGGGCGCAGCGCGTCCGGGGCGCGGCCGTCGGCGCGCGGGGCGGTCGCGGGCGCGGCGGACGAGGTCGGGGAGTCGGTGGTCATGCCCCCGAGGGTAGCCCGGCCCGGGGACACCCCCCGGCCCGCCGCCCGCCACCCCGCGGCCCGCCGACCCCGCAGTCCGCCGACAGAGGGGCCCGGGCCCGGGTCCCGGCGGACCACGGGTCAGAGGTCGACGGTCAGGCCCGGGCGGGCCAGGTCCACCGGGCCGGCGTACGCCGCCGCGGCCTCCGCCAGGCTCGCGGCCGGGTCGTTCCACGCCACGAGGTGCGTGAGCAGCAGCCGGCGGGAGCCGCCGCGCGCCGCCGCCTCGCCCGCGCGGCGGCCCGTGAGGTGCACGCCCCGCGGTGCCCCGGCGGTCGTCTCCAGGTAGGCCGCCTCGGCGAGCAGCAGGTCCGCGTCCCGGGCCAGGTCGTCCAGCCCGGGGCACGCGTCGGTGTCGCCGGTGTACGCGAGCGTGACGGTCCGGCCCGGGTCGGCGGACGACGGTCCGGTCACGCGGAGCCCGAACGCCGGGACCGGGTGCTCCACCGGCACGGGCTCGAGCGTGAGCGGCCCCACCCGCACCGGCTCGCCGGCGCGCCAGGTGCCGAGCGCGAGGTGGTCGGCGGTGTCGGTCGCCGGGTCGTGGCCGGACAGCTGCGCCAGCCGCTCGCGCGTCCCGTCGGGCCCCCACAGCGGCAGGGGCCCCGGCCGGGCCCCGCGCGGGTCGTAGCGGAGCATGACGCCGAGCACCACGACGTCAGCGACGTGGTCCGCGTGCAGGTGGCTGATCGCGACCGCGTCCAGCGTCGCGGGCTCCAGGTACCGCTGCAGCGGGCCGAGCGCGCCGTTGCCGAGGTCGAGCAGCACGCTCCACGTGCGCGTCCCGCCCGACCCGTCCGGCCCCTCGGCCTGGACCAGGTAGCAGGACGCCGCCGCGTCCGGGCCCGGGAACGACCCGGCACTGCCCACGACCACGAGCCTCATCGGCACCTCTCCCCTGCGCGACAGGGGGCCGGGACGACCCCGTCCTGCGACGGCCCCGGAGCCATGATGCCGTGCGGGCCCCGGCCGTGTGCGGACGAGGGTCCTGCCGGGGACGTGGCGCTCGTCACGGCCGCAGCGGGGGCGGCGCGGGCCGGCACGGGCGGCTCCGGCCCTCAGCGCAGCGCGGCGCGCTCCTCCACGTGCCGCACCTCGGGCCCGAGGAACCGGCGGGCCAGGGCCGCGAACGGCTCGGGGTCGCCGGTCGCGAGGAACCGGTGCTCGGGCGGCCCGGCGGCCGGGTCGCGCTCGAGGTCGTGCGCGACGAGCGTGCGGTACACGTCCTTCGCGGTCTCCTCGGCGCTGGACACCAGCGTGACGTCCTCGCCCATCACGTAGGAGATGACGCCGGTCAGCAGCGGGTAGTGCGTGCAGCCGAGGACGAGCGTGTCGACGCCCGCGTCCTTCACCGGCTGCAGGTACTCCGCCGCGACGCCGAGCAGCTCGGGGCCGGACGTGATGCCCGCCTCGACGAACTCCACGAACCGCGGGCACGCCTGCGTCGTGAGCTGCACGCCGGGCGCGACGGCGAACGCGTCGTCGTACGCCCGCGACTCGATGGTCGCGCGGGTGCCGATCACGCCGATGTGCCCGCTGCGGGTGGCGGCGACGGCGCGGCGCGCGGCGGGCAGGATCACCTCGACCACGGGGAGCCCCTTGCGGAGGGTGTACCGCTCGCGCGCGTCCCGCAGGACTGCCGAGGACGCGGTGTTGCAGGCGATGACCAGCATCTTCACCCCGGCGTCGACGAGGTCGTCCATCACCTCGAGCGCGTGGGCGCGCACCGCCGCGAGCGGCTTCGGCCCGTACGGGGTGTTCAGGGTGTCGCCGATGTACAGCACGGCCTCGTGCGGGAGCTGGTCGATGATCGCCCGCGCGTTGGTGAGCCCGCCCACCCCCGAGTCGAAGATCCCGATGGGTGCGTCGTTCACGACCCCGAGCCTAGCCCCGTCCGCGGGTCGTCCCGGCCCGGCTCGTCGCGGCCCGGCCCGTCCGGCAGGTCCGCCAGCAGGCAGGCCATCAGCGTCTCCTGCCACCAGCCCAGCGCAAGGAACACCGACCCGAGGTAGTGCCGGGCCTGGGCCGCGTGGTCGTCGGCCGCGGGGTCGGCGTGCACGACCTCGTCCTCGAGCGCCGCGCTCGCCTCCTCGTCGGTCACGCCGAGCCGCTCCCCGAGCACGAGCCGGATGTCCGTCAGCGCGGCGGCGAACGCCGGCGCCCGGTGCGCGCGCACCCGGACCACGGCGGTGTCGGACTGCCGGGCCCGGTACCGCTCGCCGGTGGCGGGGTCCACGTCGTCCGCGATCAGCGCCCGGTACACCTCGACCAGCCGCAGGGCCTTCTCCCGGCGCAGGTCGTCCTCGGTGAGGCGGCGGAACTCCCGCGCGACCTCCCGGTCGTCCCTCGACGCGTCGGGCAGCAGCCGGCGCACCGCCGGGTCCTCGGGGGTGCGGTACGGCAGGTGCGCCATCCGGGCCCAGTCCGGCCGGCCCGGCCCGTCGACGTCGTGGTCCTCCCCGTCGGGGTGCACCGGCTCCCAGGTCTCCAGCCGCTCGCCGATGCCGAGCAGCTCCGCGACGTCCGACACCACCGTGGCCAGCACGTCCCGCTCGCCGGCCTCCATCTCGGCGACGAACCGGTCGCCCTCCCGCCGGAACGCCCGCACTACGCCGACGCCCCGCTGCGCTGCAGGGTCGCCCACAGCCCGAAGCCGTGCATGGCCTGCACGTGCACCTCCATCTGCTCCCGGTTCCCCGAGGACACCACGGACCGGCCCTGCTCGTGCACCTCGAGCATGAGCCGCTCCGCCTTGGTCTGCGAGTAGCCGAAGTACGACCGGAACACGTAGGTGACGTAGGACATGAGGTTGACCGGGTCGTTCCACACGATCGTCACCCACGGGTCGCCGAGGGCGCTCTCCGCGTGGGCAATCTGCTCGGGTGCGATCGACACCCGTCCACTGTAGGTGCCCCCGGGTGCGGCGCACGGCCGCCCGCCCGCATACCGTGTGGTCATGACGTCGTCGAGCACCGCGCTGCTGACCGACCGCTACGAGCTCACCATGCTGCAGGCCGCCCTCGCCGACGGGACGGCCGGGCGCCGGTGCGTGTTCGAGGTGTTCACCCGGAGGCTGCCGCACGGACGCCGGTACGGGGTGCTCGCCGGGACCGGCCGGGTGCTCGAGGCGCTGGCGGACTTCCGGTTCGGCCCCGAGGAGCTCGACTGGCTGGCCCGCGAGCGCGTGGTGGACGACGCGACGCTCGACTACCTCGCGGGCTACCGGTTCACCGGCTCGGTCAGCGGGTACGCCGAGGGCGAGATGTTCTTCCCGCACTCCCCCGTCCTGACCGTCGAGGGCACGTTCGCCGAGGCGGTGCTGCTCGAGACCGTCGTGCTGTCCGTCCTCAACTACGACTCCGCCGTCGCGTCCGCGGCGTCCCGGATGACGAGCGCCGCGATCGGCCGGCCCTGCCTGGAGATGGGCGCGCGCCGCGCGCACGAGCAGGCGGCCGTCGCGGCCGCGCGGGCCGCCGCGGTCGCCGGGTTCGCCGGCACCTCGAACCTCGAGGCGGGCCGCCGGTACGGGCTGCCGACCATCGGCACCGCCGCGCACGCCTTCACCCTGCTGCACGACGACGAGGAGGCCGCGTTCGCCGCGCAGGTCGCGTCCTCGGGCCCCGGCACGACGCTGCTGGTGGACACCTACGACGTGCGGCGCGGGGTGGAGCGGGCGATCGCCGCCGCGGGCACCGGCCTGGGCGCGGTCCGGCTGGACTCCGGCGACCTGGGGGTGCTCGCGCAGGAGGTCCGGGCGCAGCTCGACGGGCTCGGCGCCCGCGACACCCGGATCGTCGTCACGTCCGACCTCGACGAGTACGCCATCGCCGCGCTGGCGGTCGCGCCCGTCGACTCCTACGGCGTCGGGACCTCGCTCGTCACCGGCTCGGGGGCCCCGACGTGCGGCATGGTCTACAAGCTCGTCGCCCGCGAGGGCCGCGACGGGACGCTGGAGCCGGTCGCGAAGGCCTCGGTCGCGAAGGGGTCGGTCGGCGGGCGGAAGTCGGCGGCCAGGCGCCTGGACGAGTCCGGGCGCGCCGTCGCGGAGGTCGTGGTCAGCGGCGAGGACGAGGCGGTGCGCGCGTGGGCGCCCGCCGAGGCCGACCTGCGAGGGCTCGTGGTGCCGCTGGTGACGGACGGGGAGGTGCGCCCGGGGTGGACCGGCCCCGAGGGCGTCGCCGCGGCCACCGCCCGGCACGCGGCCTCCCGGGACGAGCTGCCCCGCGGGGCGCGGCGGCTGTCCGCCGACGAGGCGGCCCTGCCCACGGTGACGCTGACGCTCTGACCGCGCCGGTCGGCGGCCGACCGGCGGCCGAGTGGAGGCCGAATGGCCGCCCCGGACACGACGGAGCCCGCACCCTCTCGAAGGGGGGTGCGGGCTCCGTGTCTGCGGCAGCCGCGCGGCTACACGCGCGAGCGGCCCCGGCCGACCAGGCCCAGGATCAGGCTCACGACCAGGACGGCGATACCGATCCACAGCAGGAACTTCGCGGCCTCCACGGCCACACCCAGGATCAGCAGGACCACACCGATGATGATGAGGATCAGCCACGCGGGCATGTGTCGCTCCCTTCGTCCCCCTGCTCCGTGGTCCGCCGGCCGGAACCGGCGAACTCCCTGTTCATGAGGACGACGCTCTCACCGAAACGCCAGGTCGGCACGTCGAACGCTCCGGTTGCGGGCACGCATCAGCGGTGCTAATCCGGTGCGCTCACCTGCGGGAACGCGTCGGTCAGCGCTTGCCGACGAACCAGCCGCGCACCATCGCCACGCGGGCCTCGAGCTGGGCGGGGTCCGCGAGCGGCACCTCGGGCCCGCCGCACCGGCGCCGGAGCTCGGCGTGCACGGCGCCGTGCGGCTGCCCGCTGCGCCGCGACCACGCCCCGACCAGCTGCGACAGCTCCTTGCGGAGCTCCGCCTGCCGCCGGTGGTCCATCTCGGCGCGGTCGGGACCGGGCTGGCCCTTGCCCTTCTTCGCGTTGAGCTGGCTCGCCTGGCGCTGCCGCAGCAGCGTCGTCACCTGGTCCGCGTCCAGCAGCCCGGGCAGGCCGAGGAAGTCGAGCTCCTCCTCCGAGCCGACGTCGGCGCCGGTACCGAACTCGCCGCCGTCGAACAGCACGCGGTCGAACGACGCCTGCGCCTCCAGCGCCTCGAACGTGCCCTGCAGCGCGTCCGACGCCTTCTCGGACCGGTTGGCGTCCGCGACCAGCGCGTCCTCGGGGTTGTAGCCCTCGCCCTGCTCCTCCGCGGTC contains:
- the rph gene encoding ribonuclease PH codes for the protein MTTDSPTSSAAPATAPRADGRAPDALRPISITRRYLDAGEGSVLVEFGGTKVLCVASFTAGVPRWRKGSGEGWVTAEYAMLPRSTSTRSDRESVRGKIGGRTHEISRLIGRSLRAVVDVAALGENTIVLDCDVLQADGGTRTAAVTGAYVALADAVAWGVAQKQVDRKRTVLRDSVAAVSVGIVDGRPVLDLPYVEDVRAETDMNVVVTGSGHFVEVQGTAEHAPFDRAELDALLDLALVGTSELARVQAEVLALPGDAPVTVRGGSAVRA
- the rdgB gene encoding RdgB/HAM1 family non-canonical purine NTP pyrophosphatase encodes the protein MTGPARLVLATHNAHKVGELRAILVPALPDLDPDSVVGARDVGAPEPVEDGVTFAENALIKARALARHTGLPAVADDSGLSVDVLGGAPGIFSARWSGRHGDDRANLDLLLAQLSDISPEHRAARFTCAAALVTPDGVEHVELGHLPGTLATAPRGSHGFGYDPVLVPEGDTRTCAELEPAEKNRISHRGQAFRALVPAIVAALGGPRDG
- a CDS encoding ATP-binding cassette domain-containing protein, which encodes MADVHLVADALTFGYPGRPVLNAVGMSASAGDRVGVVGENGAGKTTLLRLLAGDLLPTSGEVRRAGSVSVVQQELDVAPGATVGDLVRRTQRHVREAAERLDAAVAAFDHERGDLAALTEALAAAERLAAWDVDRRVDEALTRFGAPRDPARRLDTLSVGEAYRARLACHVAERADVLLLDEPTNHLDVGGIEYLTAQLQQWPGVVVIVTHDRRLLDDVMTAILDLDPSMDGRPVLYGATRYATYRFQKDQALRRWRARYAQERKRAARLAERLDASYEGLSDEWRPAKGSQKHRRATRARIHVKAADRLVQKLEAEAVEVPVPPPALTFPDLPSLPADYRGGPLLELRAPRVTGRLDLPGVRVDLPPAGRLLVTGPNGSGKSTLLGALTGQVALDRGHRSVADGVRLGVLVQDDDSPARLAMTGFEAAARRALDLLGSGALDPAHVLPVAALGLLEEEDLDRPLRELSVGQRRRFELAAALVAAPHVLVLDEPTNHLSIALVDELTEALRLTSAAVVVATHDRAMRVDLADWPAIEL
- the clpS gene encoding ATP-dependent Clp protease adapter ClpS, which codes for MTTRYAGGRPCAAPGGTYSGRVSIAPEQIAHAESALGDPWVTIVWNDPVNLMSYVTYVFRSYFGYSQTKAERLMLEVHEQGRSVVSSGNREQMEVHVQAMHGFGLWATLQRSGASA
- a CDS encoding nicotinate phosphoribosyltransferase, coding for MTSSSTALLTDRYELTMLQAALADGTAGRRCVFEVFTRRLPHGRRYGVLAGTGRVLEALADFRFGPEELDWLARERVVDDATLDYLAGYRFTGSVSGYAEGEMFFPHSPVLTVEGTFAEAVLLETVVLSVLNYDSAVASAASRMTSAAIGRPCLEMGARRAHEQAAVAAARAAAVAGFAGTSNLEAGRRYGLPTIGTAAHAFTLLHDDEEAAFAAQVASSGPGTTLLVDTYDVRRGVERAIAAAGTGLGAVRLDSGDLGVLAQEVRAQLDGLGARDTRIVVTSDLDEYAIAALAVAPVDSYGVGTSLVTGSGAPTCGMVYKLVAREGRDGTLEPVAKASVAKGSVGGRKSAARRLDESGRAVAEVVVSGEDEAVRAWAPAEADLRGLVVPLVTDGEVRPGWTGPEGVAAATARHAASRDELPRGARRLSADEAALPTVTLTL
- the murI gene encoding glutamate racemase — translated: MNDAPIGIFDSGVGGLTNARAIIDQLPHEAVLYIGDTLNTPYGPKPLAAVRAHALEVMDDLVDAGVKMLVIACNTASSAVLRDARERYTLRKGLPVVEVILPAARRAVAATRSGHIGVIGTRATIESRAYDDAFAVAPGVQLTTQACPRFVEFVEAGITSGPELLGVAAEYLQPVKDAGVDTLVLGCTHYPLLTGVISYVMGEDVTLVSSAEETAKDVYRTLVAHDLERDPAAGPPEHRFLATGDPEPFAALARRFLGPEVRHVEERAALR
- a CDS encoding MBL fold metallo-hydrolase — protein: MRLVVVGSAGSFPGPDAAASCYLVQAEGPDGSGGTRTWSVLLDLGNGALGPLQRYLEPATLDAVAISHLHADHVADVVVLGVMLRYDPRGARPGPLPLWGPDGTRERLAQLSGHDPATDTADHLALGTWRAGEPVRVGPLTLEPVPVEHPVPAFGLRVTGPSSADPGRTVTLAYTGDTDACPGLDDLARDADLLLAEAAYLETTAGAPRGVHLTGRRAGEAAARGGSRRLLLTHLVAWNDPAASLAEAAAAYAGPVDLARPGLTVDL
- a CDS encoding DUF2017 family protein is translated as MGDPAAQRGVGVVRAFRREGDRFVAEMEAGERDVLATVVSDVAELLGIGERLETWEPVHPDGEDHDVDGPGRPDWARMAHLPYRTPEDPAVRRLLPDASRDDREVAREFRRLTEDDLRREKALRLVEVYRALIADDVDPATGERYRARQSDTAVVRVRAHRAPAFAAALTDIRLVLGERLGVTDEEASAALEDEVVHADPAADDHAAQARHYLGSVFLALGWWQETLMACLLADLPDGPGRDEPGRDDPRTGLGSGS